The bacterium genome includes the window ATTTAAAAAATTCACTTGTATCCGAACATACTATTTTTGTGCCTTTTTAGGGATATAAGTCAAGAAAAATATTTTTAAAAAAACTTAATTTTTTACTTGACATTTCACCATAAGACTTTGTGCCCTGCAGGGCTATGAGTGTTTCTCCTTCATCCATTTTTCACTATCCTTTTCTATCCTCCCATAGTAAATTTCTCACCCAGATATATTTCCCTTGCCTTTGGGTCATTAATCAGGTCTTGAGAAGTCCCGGAGAGAAGTATTTCTCCTTGATACATAATATAGGTGCGGTCGGTTATTTCCAATGTTTCCCGAACATTATGGTCAGTAATCAGCACGCCTAATCCTTTTTCTTTAAGGTGAGAGACAATAGTTTGAATATCATCCACGGCAATCGGGTCAATGCCGACAAAAGGTTCATCTAAAAGCATAAAGTCAGGGCAGGTAACTAACGAGCGGGCAATCTCGCATCGTCTTCGTTCCCCTCCAGAAAGGGTTACGGCTTTTTGTTTCGCTAAATGAGCAATGCCTAATTCCTCTAATAATTCGTTTAATCTTATTTTTCTTTGCTCTGGAGTTATCTTGATGGTTTCCAGAATGGCTAATAGATTTTCCTCAACAGTTAATCCTCTAAATATAGAAGGTTCCTGGGCTAAATAGCCGATGCCTTTTCTTGCCCTCTGGTACATAGGTAAGTGGGTAATTTCTATTTCATCAAGCCAGATATTGCCAGAATCAGGCGAGATTAGTCCTGTAACCATATAAAATGTGGTTGTTTTTCCCGCACCATTTGGTCCTAATAAACCAACAACCTCACCTTGATTAACCTCAATATTAACCTTATTCACGACCCGTTTTGAGCCGTAGTTTTTGATTAAATCATTAGTTTTTAGAATAGACATAATTACTACCTATTTCTTCATTAATATCGCTTTTACTCCACCTATTACCTCAAACCTATCCTCTTTAAGATAATAGATTATTTTTTCACCGACGAGTTTATTTTCTGATTGAATTACCTGCGGATAACCAATTAATTCTAATCTTTTTTTATCATCAGAATAGATGGCTTTTGAAGCGGTGGCAATCGTATCTTGATGAATAATCTTAACCAAATCTGTAATCACAAACTCATTTTTTTTATAAAACCCTTCCATTTTCATTGCAGTAATCGTTACATCTTCATTTTTTAATTCTAATTTAGGCTGGTTAGTAATAAGGATATATTCAATCGGCTTCTGATATTTCAGATAACCACCAGTAAGGTAAATATTTTTCTCTTTATCAACAACCTTTACCTCCCCTTCACCTATCATCTCATCTAATGTTGATAATTTACCAATTACCTTTATTTTTGTTGAAGAAATAGAGATACTTCCTTTAGTAATCAAAAC containing:
- the lptB gene encoding LPS export ABC transporter ATP-binding protein gives rise to the protein MSILKTNDLIKNYGSKRVVNKVNIEVNQGEVVGLLGPNGAGKTTTFYMVTGLISPDSGNIWLDEIEITHLPMYQRARKGIGYLAQEPSIFRGLTVEENLLAILETIKITPEQRKIRLNELLEELGIAHLAKQKAVTLSGGERRRCEIARSLVTCPDFMLLDEPFVGIDPIAVDDIQTIVSHLKEKGLGVLITDHNVRETLEITDRTYIMYQGEILLSGTSQDLINDPKAREIYLGEKFTMGG
- a CDS encoding LptA/OstA family protein, producing the protein MRRTIFLLINIFVISNIWAEDINIFANNAVWNRKEESTILTGNVLITKGSISISSTKIKVIGKLSTLDEMIGEGEVKVVDKEKNIYLTGGYLKYQKPIEYILITNQPKLELKNEDVTITAMKMEGFYKKNEFVITDLVKIIHQDTIATASKAIYSDDKKRLELIGYPQVIQSENKLVGEKIIYYLKEDRFEVIGGVKAILMKK